Within the Gossypium raimondii isolate GPD5lz chromosome 12, ASM2569854v1, whole genome shotgun sequence genome, the region AGCTCTTATGAGCCaattatcgggaagctcatacaAGCCATATATCAGGAAACTCAAGAGAGCTATTAAttgggaagctcatgagagctaaataAAGGGAATCTCGTGAGAGCCAAGTATCGAGAAGCTCATGAAAGCCAAATATcaggacgctcataagagctgtggtgtgtctgcaacacaaccaatcgggaaaccttaatgacatgtcatttgtatccatcgattttttaaggtttaaacGGGTCTCTGTACTTGTCGGATATGTGATTAATAATATTCATAGCAAACATACAAATCACAcacaataatattcaatttaaaacatataaatgtacaatttagttacacgaacttacttGGCTAAGTTGCAGAAATCCCaaagtttaggggcattttggtaatttttcattttcctcaactttccacccaatcttgatctaaattaataatttcattcaatttattaatttatacaataaaacaattcatttcatgcaatttggtcattttgatatttttacaaaattgcccctaaaattttacttttatttaatttagtccctaagcccaaatcatgaaaattaaccattttaatacaaatacaaggtataaaaattttcatgataTTATATACAGCCCATTTTGAAATAATCTCACAACAAACCcttgtatttatattatttaaacaatttagtccctaatcgaaaaattcatcaaaatcacataaaaaatacttttaaataacaactaatacctcaaattcatcatttaacataaaatatcatatagattcatcaatggaaacatccaaaatctttaacaaaatcaaaaactaaagtaagatttagttggacctaattgcaacaatctcaaaaacataaaaattacgagaaacgggtaagaattgaactcacatgaggaaaaaatattaaaaaccagCTTGAGCTCTCTCCCTCATctgttttaaactaaaaattggagaagaaaagcctaaaatgtttttcattttcaatttgtcttatttaatttcaatataattacaattttgccattttttttattcaaattctgCCTCATCCATTAATTTAggcatatttattacttaattcctccttttttattaatcaatccatttaatcacttaattattatagttagtaagttttgcacttttttaatttagtccttttaaattaattaactatcgaaacattaaaaattttcaacgaaactttaataccatcttATTAATactcattaaatatttataaaaatatttacgactcaatttatagaaacaaggtcctGATAGCTCACTTTCTAAATCAGCTTGacctaaattattattaaaacacaaattacaaattcaaaaacccttttaaaatcatatttgactcataaatatgaaataataaaatttatgagcttactcattgaatttggtggcctcaaaccactgtttccgacacaACTGAAAAATCGAGCTGTCACACTTAGAGTCTTTGACCCTTCGCTCATTCACATCTCGAGCCATTTCTCACCAAAATACAATCCACTCCATTACACCTTTCGAGGGATCATCAATGTTTGGATCACAAACTCAACTTTTAAATTCTCCATCTCCATTTGAATGTTCCTTTTGATGGGGCACATCCTCGATTAGTTCGTGATATAAGATTTTTTCCACGACGCCCAAAAAGCATGGCAGATTGACTACTTATAAACGAGTTATTgtttatagttaaataatacACCCTAAaatataagagttaagaacggCGGTGTCCACAAGTGcacgggtcaaattgtaatatagattgTACAACGAAATACTTggaagtattccgaggatcgtacccaaaggaggatggaataaataacgaaagtattttttataatacTAATTCTAAGTAGTAAtaattaattcctatattacgatggatcataaaataaatttataagaataaaaataaaaaataaattaaattgataaaccAATCAACCCCTAATGTCTTATATATAGAGGAGTTAGCAGCCCAAATTAGGTCTTCAACACATCCTAGGTCTTCGTATAAGTTTGATTGCGTGAACGAAAATAACCCTGAAATGTTCGAATCTCGGGTGTTACTAAATGAtacaaaacatttaacaaaaacaatttacaatttcttatgtatttaaaacttgttatttaaagttcaaaaaaaaaacttaatatttggaaatttaaaataaaatatatgataaataactTATTACATCAGATTTGATATAGATCTTTACAagttagaattttattttaagacaGACTCAAAAAGGTGTATTCAAGACTGCGCCACAAATCCActatatgcataatagcccACTCCGCCACCAGCTTGGTGTATTCCTAGCCTTGCCTTTCCAAGCGAAGCCTCTTCTCAACAAACTTGAAAAGCAATAACAAACCTTGTAAGTACAAGAGTACTTAGTGAACTCACTATGACCATACCTTTATGGGTACTTTGCAATATTGTATGAATTTCTATGAGCCAGCTATATCCTACCTCATTTACTTCAGCTGATACCAATATAGTGTTAGCATTCCTTTATACGCCAATTATCATGCATTTATCATACCTAATCTTCTATATCTTGTTAACAGAGGAATCATTCCAATCATTTCACAGACCTCTTATCCCATAATACTTACTTAACATAACAAACCCTTATAAACCACTTTCAACCATCTATACCTTAACTCATACTCTTTTTCCAAACAATTTCTCACTGACATTATCTTGGAcggatacatatatataaggcAAATACTTACGTAGAATTTCATACCATTAATTTACACTCAAACATACTCTGATCCAATTTTGTACACATATCCATACTGATATTTCACTGCGTCTACCATCCAAATGAACTTCATAATATGCTATACCAGAATCTCATAATTCAAAAAAACATTAACTtagattcaaaataattttagaagaaaatacAATACAAGTTACTTTCCATATTTACATTTCATTGTGATAGATACCCTTCTCAACATACAGATAcacatttctttttcatgaaACCCTTACGACTTTATTCAACTATTATTCTAGagcatataattatattatcttgGTTATACTTATTACAAAACTACTAAAATTTACTCATACCATATCATAAAGACAGACACGCCACATTCAGATCCATAGCTTACCAGATATTTCTGACAGTTCATGCCACATAGGCCTAACAGAACACGCCACAAAGGCAATCATATAGAGTACGCCACAAAGGCTAATCTTAGTTGTCGTGCTTACGATATAGATTCACCTAAACTTACATTACATGAGGTTTTCCCATCATCGTCTTGGGACACGCAGAGAACCCCATTGGGAAATCACCATTCATTAGATCATTTTAGAGGGTGCCATGGCCATGAACTTTTCCTTCAAAGTTCATATCAAAGCTCATATTTTCAGTCCCGATGAACTCCATCAAACACCACTGCAATGAATAGACACATACTCTCTTAACAGACTCTTCATGCATTAACACAATCTAAATACAACatttttcttcactaacataCACCCAATCAAGACACACATCTCATAACATGCATTTACGACATATACATTTTCAGCCAATCTTTAATGTTTCAATACTCGTATGCCAATCATTACATACTTGAAATTATCATATTCACTGTTCAGATACATACTATACTTTTCGTAGTTTCTGGTTCACAGTTTAATCAATTTCCTACAGGTATATCTCAATATGAATAGTATACATGCAGGAATCAGCAAGAACTCACCTGATTCTCACTAACGGCAGTTCAGAACTCCAGGTCTAAATATCCATCTCGAACCAACAACAAACACTGCTTTCAGAACATAAGAACATCATTAGGActcatttttatacaatttactATCGATTCAAACACTGACAACTCCCATGTAAAGCCTTATACTTACATCTTACCATTCATGCACCTATTACAGACTTACTCTTTTAGAATTTAACATGCAGAATAGCAATACTTACCTAAGAATAGAATAGCCACTGATCATGACATAACCTTAGGTTCTAGATTATCGATAAAGAGATACATCCAGACTTAAGAAATGTATCTATAAATTCCACttaaagaagaggaaaaagaaccCATTTCATAACACACTTTCGCATATAAATATGACTCATCTTTCTTAGTGGAATTTAACAAGTGTCATACGTATTAGAACTTGCCTTCTTATCGGCCTACAATTTTCGAGAAAAGTATAAATAAGTTTCCTTCATCAAACTTATCAGACTAAACTATACGGTTGGTTTCTAACCAGATTACTAAAGTCTAACTAGCACAGTAGTCCATACAAACCGGGCATACTATACCTTTGGTGAATACTCATCCCATATTTCCCTTTTATCCTTTAACATGAGCGTCTCCTTAATATAGCAGGATatcatgaaatcaaattcttactaACTTAAGTGGCAGATACTAAACGCCCACACGTATGCGCCAAAATGATCATTTGGGTGGATAACACCATGCCGGACAGACTGTTTACGGCTATATGCCTAAAACTTTAAATCTTCTAAAATTAGGGTGCTACAATGTGTATAAAGGGGTCAAGTGTAGAGGTTGGCATATTGTTTCCGCTAGGAATTAGAAAAGTATCAGCCAAAGTCTGAAAGGAAGTCCAAAATCCATAAGTCGAGGAATTCAACAACATCGCGTAAAGGTAATATTGGTTGAGACTCATTAAGCTCCGTTGAACTTACAAGCGTCTATATGTAATGCAGGTTCTTGGAATTGAACCAATGCACcaggagggaccaagccaggaATGAACCAATGTGGCGGTTTGAAAAGcaatattatgcatatagaaGGGCACTTTTGAAAATATGGCAAATAGTATCCTACGCCATGATTAAATCTAGTTTAAAAAGGATTTAAGTCGTAATGTCTTATActgttttgagaattttttgtAATCAATAAAtgtttcctttaaaaaattttgacttagaaaagaaaataaataaataaaaagaatattcaGTATGGTTTTCGccaattgtaaaattttgttaagtatttaaATATTGTAGCATCCTATATCCGGGTTTGGTAAATCgggtcgggtatagggtgttgcAATTTAATTGGGACTACAATCTCTAAGATTTTCTAAAATATCTAATATAGAGATCATATGATTGGTAGCACCTGTGTCAAGaatcaattcaaaatctttGTTGTGTTGAGTGTTAGTAGCCAAACCTACCATATTAGCAGCTCCTGTAACATCAGGACTTTTGTTAAGAAGCACtagaatttgttgatattgATCTTGTGTAAAAATAAGAGTTGTATTAGAAGGAATAGAAGCTTCTGAACTGTATTGAGTAGCATCTTTAATTGGGATCCATTTGAAGCAAAAACATTAATAGCTTGATATGATTTCTTCTTTGTGATCTTAAAATTAGAAGGATAACAAATCAGTTTATAACAGTTTTCTCTCCTATGGCATTTTAGTTTACAATGGTCAAATGTTCTATTAAACCTTTTCTTTTGACGACCTTGAGATGCTACATACATGACTATTGATTCTAGGCTACTAGAACTATGAGCAATCTATCTTTGTGACTCTTCTTGAATCAACAACAAGTAGGCTTGATTAATTGTAGGCAAAGGCTGCATGAATAGTATTTGACTTTTGACACCATTGTAAGTTTCATTAAGCCATCAAGAACTGAAATAACCTTTGTTGATTGATatgttgaacatttttccttgAATTCTCGCAGGCACAATAAGAGTATGGCACTAACACATCATATTCATCCCACAATAAACATAGCTTAGTAAAGTATGTAGAAACAAAACTTACACCCCATACATGAGATGTTATTTCTCTATGCAAGAAGTAAATTCTTGAACCTTCAAGCTTGTCCTTTCTTTAAGGTCTTTCCACACTAAAGATGCAAAAGAAGCAAATACTATGCATGTTGAAAGCTCTTTAGAAACATTAGTCAAAATCCAAGAAAGAACCATAGCATTACACCGTTACCATTGAAGATGTAATGATGCATTATATAGACCCTTGTAACATGCACTATCTACAAATCCCAATTTATTTTTAGCTAATAATGTTGTACACATTGATCGACTCCAAATGCTATAGTTTTCTATCCCTATTAATTGGTTTGACACAAGAAGTGTACCTGATGTATCTGAAGCATGAAGATACAATGGATGATTGTAATCTAACACCTCCACACTTGTTGCAGTTGTTATTGTATTTGTTTGCTCTTCCAAGCTACTCCAACTAataaagtaagaaaataaagaacaaataaacaaaatatcaaCTAAGATCATACCAAAATTCTACCAAAACACTTGAGTAAACAAACTagaaaatattactttttattaaCAAATTGTTAACCACAAACAAATCATTCGAGAATGACAAAATTAGAGCCTtacctagctctgataccatattaaaaatgatgaatcttgaaccataaactgaaaaatatatctTTATTCTATATTTCATACTTCTAACTTACATGAACGGTATATTTATAACTTTACAATATATAACAACTAACTAAATTACCTTAACTTAGATAACAAACTAACTTGTATCTTATCTTAACAAAATATGTCTTAATTCAATCTTTGTACtcatatatttgattaaatatatgATACTGCTAATATATGCCTTAATTCATGGGTcaatttatcttaatattgCTTAGgttatgataattttttatatttaggaagttttaaaattataaacttttagattttatgttgaaaataaagaagGTTTAATGGAAActtaaaatatagatattattCACATTGtaatgtattaaatttatttaaaatacatagtTACTCGTTAATActttgaatttaacatcaaaagcACATGtactattttatattatgtaaataagtaaaataacaaattgcAGGGTGTTTTAAAATAGGAAATTGATTGTgttgaatgaaaatttataatacaaaattGGTAGCGTAATAAAAGTACAATCAATCCATGTGTCAGTATTCTGTTTTGCCAAACGTCATATGGAAAACTATACTAACTCACTCAACTTTCCAATTTTGCTTCCAAACCTAACTATAACATATATTAGATTCCAAACTATTAATCATTTGTATGTTCAATGGGATTGTAGCACTGGTAGAGTATGTCTATCTATTATTAGTGTAAAAGTAACCGTGGTAGTAATATTAGATGCTATACgtgagataaaaaataaattaaacgtAACTCATCTTAAATCTGTAAAAATTGGGCCCATCAGCTGACTTTGTTGAAAATGTTGCAGTCATCTCTAAGTTAGGCCATCTAccgtatataaatttaatgctGCATTGCTTGCTACccatttattatataaaatataaatttatattacatCCACCATTAAAACATTTTAGGtaaaatgaatattcttttaaaattatactataaactttattaaaatctttgaatatgttatttttagttattttatttaaaaattatataagatTATCACTGTAATAGCATTACTTGAGCTTATAAATTTTGACTATTCATTTAAAACAGTACTGCAAATAAATACTTCATTGATGCCAAAAAAAATTGAGGAATTTGGACAAGATGGGCATCAATGTAATGCCCAGATTAAAAGTGGGAATTGATTTAAGAACATACAACAAGATTATATCTGTCGGGCAATGTGAAGTTGCTGCTGCTCAATCATCATCATCGTCTTCAGACATGGCAATCTCCTCGGAATCCTATTGAAACAAGGCGATATCGTTAAGAAAAAACCcgaaaattttataacattgcaTTGAGGTAAGAAAGCTGACATGATGTTGTCGTGGTCGTCGTCGTCGAATGTTGTTTCGAATGGCTGTAATTGATCGAATTACTATGTACATTGGGAGTAAAATTCCGGTGGCTCTCAAAAGCAGTATCTGTAAAAATTTATGGCAAATAAGTAAACTGTTCCTAATACTGTAAATGCTAAAAAAGTATAGCTAGTACAACAATGGTGGATTTTCTTACCATAAGAAGTGCAAACGGGTAATCATCTGTTTCGCCATTAATGACAGCAAAGAGATGTTTTATGAGCAAAACCACGGTAAACTGGCAATTCATTAACATAATAACAAACCAACATTAGTAACTTAACATGCATGTGTAGTACtactaaaataaaatgcatgTGCAATAGTTAACCCCATTTTATTTAGATCAAATTGTATAGATGGTCCCTATACCATATGCATTTGACGACTTTTAGTGTAAAAAGTGATGGATTCAGACATTAAGTTTTGGAGGcttaattaaacttttagaaGTTCTAGagggtttaattaaaatttttaaaaatttggaggatataatgagaattttaaaaaattttgagagagtttaattgaaactttaaaaaatttagggggacaattaaattttttaaaaatttcaagggtctaatgagattttccaaaaaaaaaaaatttgagtggAGGCAGGTCCCAGCTCCTACTACCATCCAGCCCATACacctttccattttttttataagtgaccaaatattctatatttttaaaatatgcaaaaaattattgaactataCAAAAATTGCtaaattatttgatagaatTAATAGAATTGTAGTAGAGGGACgaaatcaaccaaaacacataacaCAGGAACCTTCTATAGAATTTCACCTTTTATCTAAACCATAAAGAAATCAATGATTTGTTAACAATGAAGTGGTTTTCAGATCAGGTAAAGGGTTtcactcaaatcataatatggATAtagcaaatttaaataaattgaaaaaaaaaaaaaacacttacgGTGAGGGCCATTGATCGGCAACAAGCGGCGCTTCTTTCAATGGTTGAAGTACATTGAAAGAATTCATTTTCGTCGTTCATTACTTCTAGTGGTTCAACCTCTCTTCTGGGAATTTGCAGGCTATCTCTGAGggaccaaaaacaaaaaattaaaaatttttaaaataaaataaaataatagactGCTAAATGAAAAGGCTGCTAAGTAAAATACAGAATTTGCAGAAGATCACAGTATAATTAATTGCTACTAGGCCCCGTTGTGAATCAGTAATTAGCGGAAAAAAGCATGTTTGGGGTCTCTGGctttttttgattaaaattagagaacctttttttaaaataaagatgaacacttttttttaaaaaaaattctttttatttcaacgGCACAAAGCTGGCAATTTTCTTTagcaaaaaaattatgattaccGGAAATCATTATTTCACCGGCGATTAAATTGAACTAATTATTAGCTAAACAAATAGTGGTTTGTACCGGACTGATCCgaaaaaagaaagtttaaaaGATTATACCTAATGGTTACTGCAGCTTCAATTAGTTGAGACTTCTTTGAAGGTGCTATTACTGTATATCCTGGTTCATATTCCTTCATCatttagaaaaaaacaaaaggttaATTGAACAGtgaaatttttcattaataacTGCCAATTGTTAAATGTTCTAATAAGATTAAATAAACAATCATTAACAACAGTTCTTTAAATGAAGCAATGAAAATCATTAAACACTGAATCACAAGCTTTGAAGAATCCCAGAAATGgaggtttaaaattttgaaactttttttttttatgtgatCATTAGATTGCGAACCTGAAGACAAATTTCACAAGTTGTGTTCCCTTTCTCGTTACACCATCTCTGTATACAATCTCTATGTGCAAACTGagaatcaaaaaaaaaaaatcaaaaacatgaaaacaagcattaaaatcaaaagaataaagaataaaatcgtttttttttttttttactttaacaGAGCCAGAACAAGCACAAGGAGCTTCCAAGCTTTTCATGCTTTCAAATTCTTCTTCGTGGCAAATTCTACAGTGTGAAATTGAAGGATCTGATGGTAAATCATCGATAAACAAAGCAATATCTCCCATTTCTTCTTTTCCCCCTTTTGTGAGTGTTTTTGAAATTTCGCTTTGATCTTCAAAATTGACTCTCCTCTCTCACTGCCTTCGTTTCCAATGGTTTTTTGAAAatcctccattttcttttctttatttataattaggAGTTTCGAAATAAGAAACAAGAGTTGAAATTACATAACTATCCCTCTCCTTCTCTTACttgaaaatttgttatttatttatttatttttctgaaaaggGCATTATAAAAAGGAATAAACAAAAAGTTGTTGCTTCACTTGAAATGTAAAGTAATACGTTCATAATAATAGGCTGATTATCATTTCATCCCTGTTTTTATAACTATTTcgtattatttgtatttgtaattataattCGTTGAAAAGAGATTGGATTCGTTTCGAAAAAAAGCTTATAAAGTGTCGAGCTTTTCAACAAGTGAAGCACTCTCACGAATCACGTTGAAAGTAGaagacaaaataaaaagttgaatgtaatttcatcattttaataagtTATATCTTCATAAATTCTATCGTATATTAgtttaaaactttataaattttaaatttctatttcgGGGGCCGAGCCACCCTTCATACACAACCCTTCccttagaataatatcaaacCTGTTGAAAATTATAGTAACCTTTAAAAGATGAAACTTCATAAATAACGGTGAAcaaaacttgattcgattcaaaaaaatttaaaaaaaattcaaattttgagttaatcgaaaTGAGTTATTCaattaagttgaattttacGACTCGaataattagaataatatattggtgtaaatacccttttggtccttgtcaagtttgaaaattaacaaatttctctttctctcaacaaaaaatatataaaggtaaaaattaaaattttctagaataataattttggcaacctaaataagttaattaattatttaaatttatcatactaaagtattttttatttttattttttgaattttttttaaatatatatagttccaaatttatgttatattgtaacaaaattttaatttgacatgtttaatttttaaatttaactcgagaaaatttcaaatcgagttgggatgataaaataggactcctcaactcaattaactcgaaatattttcactcgattcgatcgaatgttGATCCCTATTTATGAATTTCTCtctaaattcataaatttataataattgaaaaaaaaaaccatcttCCTTAGCCCTTGCCTTCtcttattaattttcttttatccaTACGGTACGAAATGAATTCAACGtgttaactatttatttttctattgattCACATAGAGGGTCAAAACTGGaactataatttattattatcattattattatttctacataattttaatccaaaattattaaaatccaAGATATGATTTCATGTCCAATTCAAAAACAATGCTTTTAGGTTTGAATTTGAGACGTCTGATCTAAGAACCAACGTTTCCTAACGTACCTGAAATTCAAAAAGTGGGCCctccatttttaaaatatatttttaaatgatttttttaaaaaaacatgaaaaataattaaatgtgcTTTTTTGGGCCCCACTTTTTGACGCTCGATaataattttccctttttttttttctcgatCTTAtcggtttttttttcttttttccatgaAGGATTTATTTGTTTCCCTTTGTAATTAGCAAATGGATTTGAATTTGGGTTTCGTTTTTACGTCGCACAAATGGCATTTGCAACGAAGCAAAAACCAAGGCACTGAATTTTGAGTCCACCAACatcaaatttatgtatttatttatcattaatatatcatttttattgaattttaaaataaattcttttaaaaaatattatataaaaacatgcagatcaaattttatgttgagtatatttaaaacatgcggatcaaattttaaacatgtttgtaTTTGTTTCATGAACAACTTAATTCTTAAgtgttaaaagaaaagaaatagatatcctaaatttt harbors:
- the LOC105764068 gene encoding uncharacterized protein LOC105764068 is translated as MGDIALFIDDLPSDPSISHCRICHEEEFESMKSLEAPCACSGSVKFAHRDCIQRWCNEKGNTTCEICLQEYEPGYTVIAPSKKSQLIEAAVTIRDSLQIPRREVEPLEVMNDENEFFQCTSTIERSAACCRSMALTFTVVLLIKHLFAVINGETDDYPFALLMILLLRATGILLPMYIVIRSITAIRNNIRRRRPRQHHDSEEIAMSEDDDDD